The DNA region AGATTGAGACTCTACACAAATATAGAATGAAATCTCACTCAAAGTACCCTTGGGGGCAAACGTAGAAGGATATTGAACTCAGTGTTACTAAGAAACAGATTGAAGAAGCTGTAATGGCTGACATTTAAAGCTGTATCAATTCAGGAATGAGCTTCAAGAGAAATGAAAGCTCCTTCTGTGAGAACTCTGGTTTTGTTTTCACCTCCCTGTCCCCATCTCCTTCATTTAATTTCTCACCATCTTCATCCACCTTTGGTGGCTTAATCATATCGGTTACCGACTCTGTTATCTCTTGAACTAAATCAACTATCACTCCTTCAATTCCCATCAAATATTGCATGTAAACTGCCTCAGGTACATTACTGCAACATTTAAAGTATAGCAATCTATCAGTATATAATCAGAAAATTGCCAGTCGCCATGTTAATAAATCTTGACAGATATGTTCCTAACGAAATTTCTTAATCAAACATAAAgcttagaataaaaaatttactttaatttgCCATAGGTGAGAAGGGAAAGTTTGGCCTCTTTGATCTTGCTGACTGCTCCTGGATTTCTGAAGACTCCTTTAACCTCGGAAACAATCCCTTGTAAACCTCCCTCCAAACACACCTTTATAGCCTCCGCTAATGAATTTCTCCTCACATCATAGAAAATTTCTGTCCCTCcatttgttaaaaagaaaacctggttttcattccaaaacatcaatcaaacaatatttaattacagGCATCCCatgattttaacaattttataaactaaggAGTGCCAAACAATTAAAAAGAGATTAATATCTACAAAGATTCCTTACTGGGTAGACACTCTGCAATTTCCTAACAAGGAGGGCTGCATCTGGttggaaagaagagaaaagaattgGCCTGTCTTTAGCATGCTCAAATACCACCTGttcataaaaattacaaataatcaatcattattataaattattaactcATTGTTAGAATGCACTAACAAGGATTTTAATCTGAGTTATGTGGTAAATTACTACCTTCAAGATGGCTTGAAGAACACGGATGAGATAATCTTGTTGGTAGACAACGTGGTCATCAAATTTCAGCTCAATATTGAAGCCCAAAGAAGGGTCCACCTGTTGGAATGCTTCTTGGAGAGTACAAAGAGAGTCATCAGTTTCAACATTCCAGTTCACAATTTTCCcatcttttgtttttctcagcAAAGTTTTCCCCTTTTTTCCTGGTTCCTTTTGGGGTCCATAGCACAGGAATTCTGATAAACTTAGTTCTGTAACTCTCTTCTCAAAAACACTACCCTGAATTACCAAGATTAATATTCAGTTTAgaaatttaaccattttttaatggaaaatagAGAATTTTGAGAGATGGAGAGCTTACATTATCTTCAGAGAGGATGAAGTTGTCATGGAAAATGACTGGGCAGTCATCTTTTGTCACCTACAAAAATGACAGTTGTTTCCTTTAACTTTCctgtaacttttatttttaatttcaaaaattacaaaaattttataaaccaCATCAGTATCTtttaagagaagaaataaatataaattaactattgaagttaaaagataaaaattttgaatttgtaaaaaaaaaagtctagaagtttctttttgaaaaaaacaGTCAATATTATTACACGTGGTGTCCCTGTAAAAAACGGAATAGTAGAGACCAGCCGACGCGGCGAAACGTACAACGCGCCTACAAGAAAACTTGCTTTTCCAGAAAGATTCTAAATTTCAGACGGGATAATTGCCGGAGACAACGCagaaaagaaaggcaaataaagTGATATGAAGCCTCACCTGGACGTCAAATTCGATGTAATCAATAGGGAATTTAGCAGCAGAGTTGAAAGAAACAATGGAGTTCTCTTTATAAGCTTTCATTCTCTGATCAGAGGACTGCAACAAGTTCATTCCATGCCCTCTGTGCCCCACAACTAAGAACTTCGGTATCTTAAACGAACCCCTATTACTATTCATCTCCACACCTGCAAAAACTCAAGTTAATAGCTTCAAAGCATGGCGGCTATTAATTTCACGTCAAAAGAGAAGCAATGGAGTTATATATTACCTGTGGAGAAGCGAGAGGAGAAGAGAGAAACAGAAGCATTCTCAGGGACTTGGTCGAGAGAAGGGACGTCGGAGACATGGACAGCTTTAAGAGCCATcggattgttttgttttgttttgatttgattgaagttGAAAggagagaaggagagagaaggATTTAGCGGGTATTTTGAGAA from Mangifera indica cultivar Alphonso chromosome 8, CATAS_Mindica_2.1, whole genome shotgun sequence includes:
- the LOC123223731 gene encoding glycerophosphodiester phosphodiesterase GDPD1, chloroplastic-like codes for the protein MALKAVHVSDVPSLDQVPENASVSLFSSRFSTGVEMNSNRGSFKIPKFLVVGHRGHGMNLLQSSDQRMKAYKENSIVSFNSAAKFPIDYIEFDVQVTKDDCPVIFHDNFILSEDNGSVFEKRVTELSLSEFLCYGPQKEPGKKGKTLLRKTKDGKIVNWNVETDDSLCTLQEAFQQVDPSLGFNIELKFDDHVVYQQDYLIRVLQAILKVVFEHAKDRPILFSSFQPDAALLVRKLQSVYPVFFLTNGGTEIFYDVRRNSLAEAIKVCLEGGLQGIVSEVKGVFRNPGAVSKIKEAKLSLLTYGKLNNVPEAVYMQYLMGIEGVIVDLVQEITESVTDMIKPPKVDEDGEKLNEGDGDREVKTKPEFSQKELSFLLKLIPELIQL